GTGTAGTACACTGAGACCTGAACACAAGTCTTCAAGACCTCTCCCTGTCTGCAGCATAAAATAAAGGATTCAAACATACTTGTGGTCAGCAAAATATTCCTTTCTTGCTTCTAGTGGCTTGGGCGGTCAGGGCTAATAAATTAATCTCCACAACTATATGTGTGGGAATTAGATTGTATTCTAAGCTAATTATGTTCTAAGCTATGATTTTTATGCATCCCTGAGAATATTTATAGCTCATAGCTTCCAGCACTAAATACCATAGTTCTTTGGAACATGACTACTCAAAGATTTCATAAATCTTGGTGCTGGCAGACAGACTTACTTTTCATGCTTTGatggttttattatttaaaaagtgCAGATGTTGCAATTTTACAAGAGCTAATTGAATTTATAGTAAGGCTGATAGTATCAGCTGAGAGGAGGAAACTGAGGGGCCTCCTGCTCATGTTGCTTTATGTCTATTCATAGGTGCAGGGACATTTTCTTACTAATATAATGGGCAAGTTCTGAGCATACCTTTCTTTACAGATATTAGACAAAGTACAAAGCAGCCCTTGCAGAATATCACATCCCAAACAATAGTCTTCAAAGCTGCTTTGGCTCCAATTAATTGTACAGGGATTTTTATATAAAGGAGAAGTTTTCCCATGACAGtgctgcccagcctgcctgACCACAGCCTCCAGTGACAGCTCCGGGTGCACAGGGGGTGCAAAGGGCATGGCAGGGATAAGGGGGATAATACTCCTACTGGCAGGTTTTGTGGTTCCCATAAACCCTTCTTGGATTGCTGCACTACAAACCTAAATGGGAATTGAACAGCCAGAGTGATGGTGCCTGTTCCTGGGTTTTCATGAGATTTTGTGTTGCAGATGTGGTGAAAGGTGAAAAGGTCAAGCCCATCTTTGAGGAGCCACCCAATCCGACCAATGTGGAAGCAAGTCTACAAAGGATAAAAGCAAATGATCCTAGTCTCACAGAAGTTAATCTCAACAACATAAAGGTAGATGCTGTGGTTTTGTCCATGTCATCATAGGAGGGTTTATTCAAATGCTTCCAAAGCCTGTGCCTTTTATCCTCACATTTTGTCTTTCTTTACTGATCAGAAAAAGCAGGACACTCAGGGAAGGGGTGGGGAAAGGACTGTTGTAGTGGCTCCAAGGTCATCAATTCCTGATGCTGAATTAAAAGCTGATTAAATGCCCAAGGGGTGACTCCCTTTGGCTGCCTTTCTCAGCAAATTCTAAAGGAAGATATCTCATGGGCACTGTGCAGTCATCACTGGCCAAATTCAATTAGCCCACACAGGCAActggaggaggagctggcaggTGGAGACTGAACAACTGGCAGGGGAATAGAAAGGGGCTCAGGAGGGTCACGCTGCCTTGGCCTGCCCCAGTTCTGGGCAGCGCTGGCATCgcagcctggcacaggcaccCCCAGCCTCTGGGGCCACTGTGCCCGTCTGACACACTCCTAAAAGCACTAGGGATGTTTCCTTGCATGGACTGTGGTTGTTCAGCAATCAGTTTCATAATAATTAAAATCAGCAGTGTTATTTGCTTTCCTAACTACTGGATTTGTCTTTTTACCCTAGAATATTCCTATTCCAACACTGAAAGAATTTGCAAAAGCTCTGGAAACCAACACACATGTGAAGACATTCAGCCTTGCAGCTACTCGAAGCAATGACCCTGTAGCTATTGTAAGTTTTAACATTACTGGGAAAAATGAGCCACAACAAATTTTAAGCAGGTCCATGTCTGTTTTAGGATAcattctttattttcccttgcAGGAATTCCCTATGGCTATGCAAAGTAGAAATATAATCTCTTCTGATCTACTTCTCCATTCTTCTAAGcatatttatgttttatttcttgtcGGTACAAAGCTGTGTTTTGCAGATTCCCTGTTATTCCCTGAAACTTTCAAGATGTTATGTCATGTTCCCTCTTTTTGGCCCTTCAGGCATTTGCAGATATGTTGAAAGTGAACAAAACACTGAAGAGTCTGAATGTAGAATCCAACTTCATCACTGGGACAGGGATTTTGGCACTGATTGATGCACTGAAAAAGAATGAATCCCTAACAGAGATTAAAATTGACAACCAGGTAAAGAGAGACCATTGGTGAAGTTcacttttgtttctcttttgtaTGGATTCCCAGAGGGTTCTACCAGGGGACTCTGGCAGAGTCAATGCAGCCTCTGTGGCTCATTCTGCAGCTCATGTCCCCAGCCAGTCCAACCAAAGAGTGGAAAACTTCTCAATAAAACTACTCAAAGCCAAATACAAAACCCAGGGCAAaatctccagggatgggattcTCTGTAGTTTGCAGCCCAGTACTTAAACACAACCATTTACTTCTCTCTCATATGAAAgcaaatgtttccttttcttttgggGACACTTCACTACATCACcaacagaggcagcagcttGGGACAGCTGTAGAGATGGAGATTGCCAAGATGCTGGAGGAGAACTCCAGGATTCTCAAGTTTGGATACCAGTTCACAAAACAAGGTCCAAGAACCAGGGTGGCAGCAGCTATCACTAAAAACAACGACCTGGGTAAGATGTCACTACATTTGCTCATCATTTCTTTGTGTGAGCCAAGCCCTGACCTTCCCAGGCACAGCTCTCCCTGTCTGTACATTCAGATGGAATTTTGACTACAGGATTcatgctgctctgtgtgaggGGAGATGCAGAACTCTAGAGCAGAAACCAGCAAAGATCTTACTGGAATTAGTAGCCACTATctttctcctgctccttctggGAAGGAGAGTTATTTCAGCCTTTTCTATGGAGTATCCTAAATTTCTCACTGCTCGATCAGCTGTTCTGGCCAGTAAATGAGGAGTCAAACCCGCCCTGTTTTCTCAGAGGACACAGAAGTCCTGACTTTGTTGTCCAGCCCATGATGGACCAAGCCTGATCAGACAAGGGAGCAAAACAGACTCTCCTGCTTTTGTGAGCTAGAACAGCCACAGACAATAAAACCCTGCAAGTGTCACCTGAGTGTGACATGCACACCCTGTGTGCTCAGTACACAGAATACAAAGGAGATGACTAGGCAGAAGAAATTTAgagtgggaagggaaaaaaaaattaaacttcttATTTTTAATCAGTTCTGCTTTAGGCTGGGGTATCAAACCTTGATGTCTTTGTGGGTTTCAGCTTAGGTTTCTCTCTGTGGGAACTAAGATAAAAGTTGAGCTaaaacctttttatttcagACATACTTTTAGGggtttgaaattttaatttttagcaaTGCCTAAGCATTCCAACTATAAactatttttctaaaattatcaGTGTCCAGAAGGGCATTTGAAATATCCCATCTACAAAGTGAGAAAAacccttttttcccattatttcacCACTTGTCATTAGAATTATGTCCTAATCTTAATTTTCCcatgtttgcttggttttgttcaAGATTTTGTAGAACAGAATTCCTAAAGGAATTCAATCAAGTAAATGAACAAAACACTGAAAGCAGACACACATGACTGATGCTACACTGCAGGCTTTGGAATAATGCAGTCTGTTTGCCAAAAAGgcatgattaaaaaaaaacctcctcttAGTAAAGTAATGAGATGTTTAGCAATACATTGTTGTTATTGACTTTCTGTGGTGAAAAGCATTCATCCATCAAGTTCTACTGCTTTGTTCTGTGCTTCAGCTGTTCAATATCAGGAACAGGACATGAACTGACATCACACTAAATTTTGTATCACACAAAAAGGAGAACCTCACAAATCTTATCTGGCCAGGTCAGAAAAAACTCAGTGCATTTTATTAGAATGTGGAGTAGCAAATGCTGCCACACTAAACCTGCTCTATACCAGGTATAATGTATCTTAGGTGCTGTAAAAATTCACACTGCTTGTCAAAATAATCCTGCCCATAACACAAGGTTTACCACTCTGCTTTGCTAAACGGTGACTTCAGCCTATGTGGTTTCCAGTGGAAAACCAGAGTTAATTAACTGACTGTCTGATGGTTGATGCAGTCAGAGCAGGTGAAGTTTAAACAGGTAATTGAAGGTCCAATATGATATTTTTTGCCAATATTAACAGATGTCGGTACTTAAGAGTACTTCagattattttctaaaaaaatattattattgcTTACCTATAGGATACACTGTGCAATTACAGAAGTTATTAATTTTTGATGCCTAAAGCTTAAATAATCCAGAGTACTGCAGACTAGAGCAGACCAgtattaatttggctggaacACAGtgtcttttaaaagaacaatAAAACTGTAATAAAATCTAAATGGAATCACTGGAAGGAAGTGCAGGAAGCGGTGATTTTTTTATCATCTAAAACCTTTAGCTCAGAATGTGATTTTTGTGGAAAATGCATTGATGTGAACACTCGGTGAAATTCTACAGTCTGCGATACAAAAAAATGCACTTTAGGTACAATTATTTTATTGAGCATTACGGTCTATGGTATATATTGATTGTGGTATTTGTGGGCATAATTCTTCTGAGCatttcccaggagctgctcgCTCCTGTGCTGTTCCATGTCTGGGGGGGCTGGTGTGGAGGGGCTCTCAGGAGGGCAGTGCTGACTCTCTCTTGCTCTGCGCAGTTCGGAAGAAGCGGGTGGAAGGGGAGCGGCAGTAGCCACAGCGCCGAGGAcaccaggcagggctggagcccacCACCACTGCAGCCTCAGAGTGCTCACTGCTCAGAAGGAAAGGCACTGCAAAACTGTTACCGTGGGAGTTGCTGATTTCTGTTAATGTCTCCTTTTAACCTTGAAAACAGAGCCTGCTCGTTTTTAATTTTCATGGTTAATTTAATTCTTATGAGAAAGGTTCATAGTTGGTTtgattttaatgaagaaaatggtTTGCAGTATCTGAAGCCAATATGCAGCATCTTAACCATGTTACTGAGCATAACATATAGTGACTCTGACCCTTATTTTAGACACTTTTTGATATATGAAAATATGACCTTGTATATGGATAAGGGATTCTCTgctgaaaatagaaattttagGGCCAAGTTCTGCAATGCCTTATGTTTGTGAATAATCCTTATTTATGTGTATAGTCCTGCTGAACTGAATCCTGCAATGGGCTGCTCCCAGGAGTAGTACTAGTGATGCCAGTACAGGTTTGCAGGTTCACACCCCTGAGCCTCTCTCCTGCAGTGGGATCTGGGCAGCTGGACCCACCTTGGAacagctcctgccacccttgTTGGGTCTCCACCCgcccagctcccagagcaggatCACACCTAGATGTATGAACGTTGTCAAAGCGTACTTGTTTACATAAGCTTAGGTTAGGTGGATCATTTTGCAATGTTACACTGATGTTTTTTATTCTTACTCCACATTGTAAAGTAATATTAGTGCTGCCAATCCTGTAGACAttgaatgttttgggttttttttctaggCCAACAAGTTTTTGTTTGCTACTAGAATGAACAGTTTACAGCTAGTGATCTTAACCTAAACAAGTATTCTGAGCaatatttgttttgctttgagcCATGAGTTTGACTTTTTTTAGTTCTGTATTTATGTACGTTTGTTAGCATTATAGGACTGTTCTCAGGACCTTTTAGATGAAGATTAATTAAATACTTAATCCAAGAAAGCCACTGTGCTACCAGGGAAAGACACTAAAGGGGTAGTTTTGACAGCTACATGACTGACATTtatctgctgcagctgaggtTTGTCCCTGCATCACAAGGCACATGAGTATTCGTGCCAGTGTTTATCTGAATAAGGGCAGATTTAAGCTCATGCAGAAATGCTTTGCTAAATTATGACCTCAACTTACATGCTGGACATTATCTTAACCCAGTGGAAAACACTCACGAAGCAGCAGCTAACCCCAATGCTCAACAGCGTCAAAATTTCAGTAATACTTCAGTCTGATGTTtcattttgtgtattttacCATCTAAAACTACTCTCTACCACAGGTGTATCACTGCCAACAGCTGACTGACAGCCAGAGGTTCATTTTGGCTCCAGGGGTGCAGGCTGTGAGAGCCAAGGGACGCTCAGGTCAGAGGTGTCACACGCCCCAAGCTTGCAGAAATGCTCCTGCAGGCAGCGCTGCCACCCGGGCCACTCTGGCCTCTCTGAGACAGGGATGAAGTGCTGCTTGCTCGGGGCACGGTTCCCTGAGCGATGTTTTCACCTTGCTGCGGTGTGAGCTAACAGGATGAACCCTCCCTCGGTGCCTTTTGTAAGGCAAAGGAGAAGGTGCAAGGCAATGCTCTTCCTGTTGGGTACTGTTGGTCTTTGTAGTGGGGCCAAAGTGAATAACTCGCTGAAATCCCACTTAAAATACTTGGCTGCAGTGGTCTGCTGAGCTGGGATAAAAGTGCAGTAGCCACAGTTTActtccctggcagctcccagtctCTACAATTTCcacttcctcctttcctcagaATGAACTGAAACCTTTGCTTTGCtagtaaaacaaaacacacaggGGACTCTTGCTAAGGTTTTCCCTGGATCCATGCAGGATTTGCTGTGAAAAACTTTGAtctaccattaaaaaaaaattacaagttCTGTAATACAGTCATAACTCTGCATGGGCTTAAATAGAATCCTTAGAAAACATTTGGATTACAAGGGGAATACTGGGCTTTGCACCATGAAGTTTCATGGTGGGAAGAATCCTCATCCACAGCATCTAAAGATTATGTTACTGACAACCTTCAGTGATAGGAACCACTCTGCCCCtaatttcttgttcttttcctttgctcCAACCAAGGGAATCCCAATTATCAATCAATTGTTTGAAGATTTTTTAAtggttattttttcttttttagtggTACGTATCTGTGTTCAAGGGAGACAAGTGCAATCCATTTCTAGTCTTAGTTGCCATTGACAGTGTTGGTATTTGCATGCAGCAGTTTCACAAGGATGGGCTGGTCTGACTGCTTCATGGTGTCTGCAGCATGTCCTGGATGGCTTTGCTCAGAGCCACACGTGTGCTTACACAGTCAGGTGTGAATTTCAGCCCCAGTTTGCACCGAGGTACCTGGCTGGGGCAAGCTCTGTGGCTCTCCATCCCTTCATCTGCCCTTCCCTTTGCACAGCCACAGTTCCTCTGAGGGAGGAGCCTCACCCTGGAGGGATCAtctccagcaccagccccaccaTGAGCGAGCAGACAGGGCCAGAGCTGTGCACCCCATGGCCAGGACCTGGGAGCCTGGCTCCTTCCAGCATGTGTGAGGAGAGCTCCCAATCCCTGGCTGTtttctgcaggcagctgctgccagcccctgccagggggcTCAGTGACCAGAGATGTCTCTGTTCTGCCTCTTCTGTGTGCCCCACACAAGGCCTTGGCTGTCACCAGCTTGAGTGTCACAGGTCAGACATTCCAACAATACAAAGATCTGTTGGATGCAACAGCAGCACACATGTACATGTACAGCATACATGTAACATGTAACAACAGTGGTGATGCTTGGAGGCAGATTTTCACACTACTACAGGATTATTTAGCTGGTTAAAAATCTCTGCAACTAACAAAAAGGAGGGCAGGATGAGTTATTTCATATCCTATTTTCAGACAGCATCTGCATTGTCAATGCTGAATGGGGAACAAGGACAGAAGAGTCCCTTTTTCTTAAGCAAACATTCAGGAGTAACTGTCTATTTTTGCACATTGCTTCTCGCGTTGACTGCTTCAgtttggtttgtattttttatacAGCTTTTTCATGGAAATGCTCAACTTTGTGTGTGTCCTAACATCCCTGTGAAGTGTAGCGTGCACTGAGGACCATATGTGTACATGTATAAATGGCAATGTTAGCTCTGGAACAGATGTAATTGCATGCGCACGGTGTGGTGCATATTACTCAAGAGGAAGAGAATTACCACGCTATGTAACAGTGACTCCCCAGCATTGTGGTTTTTCTAAATAAACCTTCACAAAGGATTTGgattttgcaatttttcatGGGTTTGTGACTTGAATTGAGCCCCCGTTGGTGCTCTGACATCAGATTAAACTGAtttctcctctgcagctctTGCAGCTTTCACTCTGCTGGATTTCACCTTCTCTTCTCAGGTGGAGAGATTGGTGGTATTTCCTGCCCTCTGTTCTCCACAGTGTATCTGCAATTTCCATATGGTACCTCATTAGAATTTGACACCAAGACACACCAATTTCTTTCACATTATCCCCAGTTCTAAGGTTCAAGGGGCTCAGGTGCATTGGAGAGTGCCTAAAGGCCTGGACTGAGTTAATGAGTGGTTAACATGGCCCTTAGAACCTGTGCTGCATGACAAAAGAACTGCCAAATACACATAACTGCACAGTGCATAAGGACAATTGAAAAGGAAATGTCATTTCCCCACAGACAATTTGTTCTCCACAATCCCAGAGAACTTCACAGTTAACccacagagaaacaaaacatcTTCTCTAACTATTTTAAGACCATCTTTACTTATGTCAGTACTTTAACTGTGAAATCTCATagtctttcttcttttcatctCAATGTAGATAAGTGGATGAGACTTCAAGAAAATGAGGGAATCTCATACTGAAAGAAGAGGAGGTATCTCAGTATGTGGTTCTGCTGGGATTTGCAGAGTCTAAATCAGAAGAGTGCTCATGGGAACCATGCAGCACAATTCCCAGATCCTCAGTCATAAGGGAATCAGATAATACAGCTGCGGAGAAGCTCATGAGGTCATGCACTACATTTCCTATCTctcagaattttatttctacATAATTCATAGCTTTTACCAAAAGACCAGTTTTGGTCCTGCATCCCTTTCATTGCAGGGGTTGTGTTCAATTTCCTTgggattttgaaaataaatgtaatatatACCAAAGAACACACCTTATCACACTGCAccttttgaaaaataatgacTTTACAAAGACAGGATTGATACTATTCTTAGTCTCTGAGCATGCATCTTTATATCTTTCCTATTCAAATCAGTTCAATCCCCTCCCAAGCCTGAGCAACAACAGTGCAAACCCCAGTGCTTCATATTCTACCAGGAATTCCAGGTCATTTTCCCATGATATGGAGTGACAGCCTGAACTGCAGGAAGCTGCATTTCCCACTGCCCATCCCTTCCCCGCTGTGGCCATGCCAAAGGTCCCTTGCTTGTGTTCTTTTAATGCATCTACCCAAAAGTAAAATCTCTGTTTTGAATGAAACAGAGACTCTAGGGAATTTTAATACAATATCAAAGAGCGGGGTTCAAGCTGACTAGATCTTGTgccctcctgcaggagctctgaTCTGTTAGCTGGATTGTTTCTCCAGCCAGAGCCAGGagggagctctgtgctctctgcccagcacaagctgctgcCAAGCCTGCAGCAGGCTGGCACCCAAATGCAGTGCAAGGAGAGCACAGGCAGGCACCACAGGGCAAGTGCtctgctggggatggggctggtgGACAGGAACCACAAAACCAAGCAGTTCTCAAATCaacatttgggatattttaaCAGAGGACAGCATTTGCACATTAAACTCAACCACCAATTTCAGCCAGAGCAAATGTACTTCTGTCTGAATGGAGCAGAGTGGTCAATGGGCTTTGAGGCTTCCTTCtggaggaggtggcacaggggCAAAACACCAGCAAAATTGTGTTCAGCTGGTTCCCAGCCACAGCAAAGTGCTTTAAATATTCATGTTTTTCCTGTCTATTCCCATAAAGCAGATGAGcacaaacaaaagcagcacaagGGGCCTCCCTTAATGAGGGTCTGTTTGTTCCTTATAGCCAGCTGTCTGACTTTATTGAGTCTGACATTAGGTAGGCTTACTCAGTGAGAAAGGGAGGAGAAAACAAGTCAGTCAGATAAAGCAATTGCATGTATTGTTTCACAGTCAATCTTTTCTGATAATGACTGCATTGATAATAAATTGAAGAGAATCTACAAGCAACGTTTCCTAGTTCAGAATTGTTTATTTCTCAGCTGTCACCACAGATACAGGTCACCTAAAATCTGCTTAGTTCTCAATCTGTTGGTGAACACTAAAGAATTCCCCAGGCCTGAGAATCTTGCATCAATTCTTCCACTTGTCCATGAAATTGTGGTATACTCATCATTCATCCAAATCAGCTTCAAAGCTTTCAGATGATGATGCTGGAGAAGGAGGTCACTGTGCCCAGTGTGTGGTGAACCAGGGCACTGGCATTCATGGTCAGTTTGTactcagcagtgctggcaccCTGCACACACTGGTGTTCATCACCCACATGAAGCAGATTGCTTAGAGATCTAATGTGGTTTTGTGTTATAACAGTTCATGGGATGCTGCATTCAGGAACAGGAAAACCAGAGACattggcaggagctgctgtggaggCTCCCCCACCCTTTGGCTGGTGGGCAATGCCAGGCAGCACAGTCACTCTAGTGCATCCCTGTATTTTTCCTGCATGCTTTTAGGCTgcttgagggaaaaaaaaccaaagaagaaATGCAACAAACAAAGTGTCATTAATGTGTTAACTCACTTGAAAATAAGAATAAGCCCTCAAAAGAGTCTCCTTAAAATTTTGTTCTGCAGAACTAATTGCTCTGTGGCTGCTGATGAAAGCTCCAGTTAAGCTCTCTCTGCCTTCACACTCCAAATGTGCTGCTTGATCCAGGTAAACTACTGTGACATCTTAAATGCACCACAGGGAAGTTTATGGCATCTCTTCTGAGCCTGGAGTAAAGTCAAGAGCACTTTTACTGAACCTGGGCTGGTTACCTCATGTTTAAGTTGCCCTCCTTTTTTGCAGAGTACTGATCTCATATGCATTTGTGGAGAAGTGTAGAGTGCCTGAGAGAAGGGAAGTTTGATTGCCAGGAGCAGACAGAagctctcagcagctgtggCAAACCCAGCCAGCAGGATGTGAGAGGCTATGCCACCTGCCAAGAACTGGGGTCACTTCCAGCACTAGAGATTCATGGGGTTTGAAAGACCATTTCCATGATGAGAAAGACTGAAGGTTTAAACAAAGATATGTGATGacatttacataaaaataatttgctttaatttcatatacatttttcattaaaacaagaCAGCTGTACTTAATATTTTCTAGATATTTCCTATTCTATTTCTGTACCAATGAGAAAAtccaattaaaatattatttcccttCACTCCTCTGAAGCTTTCAAATTGACTCCATAATTAAATGAACAAGTCCTAACAAGTTACTTTTAATATTTGCACAATTTGCACAGTTTCCAAGGAGAAGCAGCATGATCCTGCATGCTGAAAAGTCAGCAGAGACTCCAGCCTGCACACAGCCAGTGTGGAagggcagcagtgcccagaCACCCTGGCTGAGGCACCTCAGGCTGCTCCTGTGAAGGACTCACTGGGCTGTCTGGATAGCTTGGAGCCAGAATGAATCACTGCAAGAATATCCAAGGAGATCTGGGTGTTCAGGAGGAGAC
This genomic stretch from Taeniopygia guttata chromosome 10, bTaeGut7.mat, whole genome shotgun sequence harbors:
- the TMOD2 gene encoding tropomodulin-2, which codes for MSLPFRKELEKYKNINEDEILSKLSEDELKQLEHVLDDLDPENALLPAGFRQKDQTTKAATGPFDRERLLSYLEKQALEHKDREDFVPFTGEKKGKIFIPKEKPVETRTEEKVTLDPELEEALASASDTELYDLAAVLGVHNMVNNPKFDEAGARGKDGKGIVRNVVKGEKVKPIFEEPPNPTNVEASLQRIKANDPSLTEVNLNNIKNIPIPTLKEFAKALETNTHVKTFSLAATRSNDPVAIAFADMLKVNKTLKSLNVESNFITGTGILALIDALKKNESLTEIKIDNQRQQLGTAVEMEIAKMLEENSRILKFGYQFTKQGPRTRVAAAITKNNDLVRKKRVEGERQ